A region from the Aeromicrobium choanae genome encodes:
- a CDS encoding acyl-CoA dehydrogenase family protein, whose amino-acid sequence MPAQRLMPTDESADLIELTRSIVDKELRPVIAGFDASATFPRDVFRTLGRAGLLSLPYPEEVGGGGQSYEVYLQALEEIASASASVGVGVSVHALSCFGLFTAGTDDQRQEWLPEMLSGELLGAYCLSEAHAGSDPAAMRTRAVREGDEYVITGAKAWTTHGGRADFYKVMARTSDDGPRGISCFLVPADTPGLTADNPEQKMGLMSSTTATMLFDGVRVPAERRLGAEGQGLPIALAGLDAGRIGIAAVATGLAQEALDVALAYAKEREAFGKAIIDHQGLAFLLADMAAAVESARATYLAAARLKDAGRPYSRQASIAKLACTDNAMKVTTDAVQVLGGAGYTKDFPVERFMREAKVMQIFEGTNQIQRLVISRSLAR is encoded by the coding sequence ATGCCCGCCCAGCGCCTCATGCCCACCGACGAGTCCGCCGACCTCATCGAGCTGACCCGCAGCATCGTCGACAAGGAGCTGCGTCCGGTCATCGCCGGCTTCGACGCGTCCGCGACCTTCCCCCGAGACGTCTTCCGGACGCTCGGGCGGGCCGGTCTGCTGTCGCTGCCGTACCCGGAGGAGGTCGGGGGTGGTGGCCAGTCGTACGAGGTGTACCTGCAGGCGCTGGAGGAAATCGCCTCGGCGTCCGCTTCGGTCGGCGTCGGGGTCAGCGTGCACGCCCTGTCGTGCTTCGGGCTGTTCACCGCCGGGACCGACGACCAGAGGCAGGAGTGGCTGCCCGAGATGCTGTCGGGTGAGCTGCTGGGCGCGTACTGCCTCTCGGAGGCGCACGCGGGCTCGGACCCCGCGGCCATGCGGACCCGCGCGGTGCGCGAGGGGGACGAGTACGTCATCACCGGCGCCAAGGCGTGGACGACGCACGGTGGCCGGGCCGACTTCTACAAGGTCATGGCGCGCACGTCGGACGACGGCCCGCGAGGCATCAGCTGCTTCCTGGTGCCGGCTGACACACCCGGCCTGACGGCCGACAATCCCGAGCAGAAGATGGGCCTGATGAGCTCGACCACCGCGACGATGCTGTTCGACGGCGTCCGCGTCCCGGCCGAGCGACGCCTCGGAGCGGAGGGGCAGGGCCTGCCCATCGCGCTGGCCGGGCTCGACGCGGGGCGCATCGGCATCGCCGCCGTCGCCACCGGCCTGGCGCAGGAGGCGCTCGACGTCGCACTCGCGTACGCCAAGGAGCGGGAGGCGTTCGGCAAGGCGATCATCGACCACCAGGGACTCGCGTTCCTGCTGGCCGACATGGCCGCCGCGGTCGAGTCGGCCCGTGCCACCTACCTCGCCGCGGCCCGACTCAAGGACGCGGGCCGTCCGTACTCGCGGCAGGCGTCGATCGCCAAGTTGGCCTGCACCGACAACGCCATGAAGGTCACGACCGACGCGGTGCAGGTCCTGGGCGGCGCCGGCTACACCAAGGACTTCCCCGTCGAGCGGTTCATGCGCGAGGCCAAGGTGATGCAGATCTTCGAGGGCACCAACCAGATCCAACGCCTCGTCATCAGCCGCAGCCTCGCGCGCTGA
- a CDS encoding ABC transporter ATP-binding protein, which translates to MNQSSTVPAVRIAGLQQTFDVNGASRHVLDGVDLEIRTGETVCVVGHSGTGKSTLLRCVAGLQRPSGGEVAVAGQAVAGPPDDLAVVFQDYGRSLMPWLRIRENVTLPLRRSLSRQERNARAAEALAAVGLDGVERLYPWQVSGGMQQRVAIARALAYRPQVLLMDEPFASVDAQTRADLEDLVVRIAAESRLTLMVVTHDIDEAVYLGDRVVVLAGKPARIAADLEVDLPPGRDQLTTKADPEFLRLRGEVMSLIRRETASIAEGVSA; encoded by the coding sequence ATGAACCAGTCATCCACGGTCCCCGCCGTCCGCATCGCCGGACTGCAGCAGACCTTCGACGTCAACGGAGCCTCGCGACACGTGCTCGACGGCGTCGACCTCGAGATCCGGACGGGAGAGACCGTCTGCGTCGTGGGCCACTCGGGCACGGGCAAGTCGACGTTGCTGCGCTGCGTCGCCGGGCTCCAGCGGCCCAGCGGGGGAGAGGTCGCGGTGGCGGGGCAGGCCGTGGCGGGTCCGCCGGACGACCTGGCGGTCGTGTTCCAGGACTACGGCCGCTCGCTCATGCCGTGGCTGCGCATCCGCGAGAACGTCACGTTGCCGTTGCGTCGCTCGCTGTCGCGGCAGGAACGCAACGCCCGTGCCGCCGAGGCGCTGGCCGCCGTCGGTCTGGACGGTGTCGAGCGGCTCTACCCCTGGCAGGTGTCCGGCGGCATGCAGCAGCGCGTGGCCATCGCGCGAGCCCTGGCCTACCGGCCGCAGGTGCTGCTGATGGACGAGCCGTTCGCGTCGGTGGACGCCCAGACCCGTGCCGACCTGGAGGACCTGGTCGTGCGCATCGCGGCCGAGTCCCGGCTGACCCTGATGGTCGTCACCCACGACATCGACGAGGCGGTCTACCTCGGCGACCGGGTCGTCGTGCTGGCGGGCAAGCCGGCGCGGATCGCCGCCGACCTCGAGGTCGACCTGCCGCCCGGCCGCGACCAGCTGACGACGAAGGCCGATCCGGAGTTCCTGCGCCTGCGCGGCGAGGTCATGAGCCTCATCCGCCGCGAGACGGCGAGCATCGCCGAAGGGGTGTCGGCATGA
- a CDS encoding FAD-binding oxidoreductase: MTTSVARDVAVTAIAEELVGLLPAGAVLTEPDVMEGMSRDQAAWAPYGRPAAVVRATSTDDVVQVVRACLRHGVPVVARGAGTGLSGGANALDGCVVVSLERMNRVLEINRLERLAVVQPGVVNDVLRETVAEHGLWYPPDPASSPWSTIGGNVATNAGGLCCVKYGVTRDYVLQLEVVTGRGEVVRLGRRTAKGVAGYDLMGLVVGSEGTLGIVTEVTVRLRPLPAPAVTVAGFFSSVVDAGAAVRAVGEAGLVPSALELVDRHCLRAVDAWKNMGLSTEAEVVLLGRFDEPGETGEALAEQMVACFRGAGATWAERSTDEDEAEALFAARRLAYPALERLGPVLTEDVCVPKEQVPEMLARIERIAVRHDIVIANIAHAGDGNLHPLLVTPPGDEVARARAEAAFDDIIADAIALGGTVTGEHGVGLLKREGLTAELSAEVVEMHRAVKAALDPSHLFNPGKVFTSPPTTSTAPPTGEMS; encoded by the coding sequence ATGACCACGTCCGTCGCGCGGGACGTCGCGGTCACCGCCATCGCCGAGGAGCTCGTCGGTCTGCTGCCCGCGGGGGCCGTGCTGACCGAGCCCGACGTCATGGAGGGCATGAGCCGGGACCAGGCGGCGTGGGCGCCGTACGGACGACCCGCCGCCGTGGTCCGCGCCACGTCCACCGACGACGTCGTGCAGGTCGTCCGTGCCTGCCTGCGGCACGGCGTTCCCGTCGTCGCCCGCGGCGCCGGCACCGGGCTCTCCGGCGGAGCGAACGCCCTCGACGGCTGTGTCGTGGTCTCGCTCGAGCGCATGAACCGGGTGCTGGAGATCAACCGCCTGGAGCGGCTCGCCGTCGTGCAGCCCGGCGTGGTCAACGACGTGTTGCGCGAGACGGTGGCCGAGCACGGTCTCTGGTACCCGCCGGACCCCGCCAGCTCCCCGTGGTCGACGATCGGCGGCAACGTCGCGACCAACGCCGGAGGGCTGTGCTGCGTCAAGTACGGCGTCACCCGCGACTACGTCCTGCAGCTCGAGGTCGTCACGGGCCGCGGTGAGGTCGTCCGGCTCGGCCGGCGCACCGCCAAGGGCGTCGCGGGCTACGACCTGATGGGCCTCGTCGTCGGGTCCGAGGGCACGCTCGGCATCGTCACCGAGGTCACCGTCCGCCTCCGCCCGCTGCCTGCCCCGGCCGTGACGGTCGCCGGCTTCTTCTCCTCCGTCGTGGATGCCGGCGCGGCCGTGCGGGCCGTGGGCGAGGCCGGCCTGGTGCCGTCCGCACTCGAGCTGGTCGACCGGCACTGCCTGCGGGCCGTCGACGCGTGGAAGAACATGGGCCTGTCGACCGAGGCCGAGGTCGTCCTGCTGGGCCGCTTCGACGAGCCGGGCGAGACCGGCGAGGCTCTCGCCGAGCAGATGGTCGCGTGCTTCCGTGGCGCCGGCGCCACCTGGGCCGAGCGCTCGACCGACGAGGACGAGGCCGAGGCGCTGTTCGCCGCCCGCCGCCTGGCCTATCCAGCGCTCGAACGCCTCGGACCGGTCCTGACCGAGGACGTCTGCGTCCCCAAGGAGCAGGTGCCGGAGATGCTGGCGCGCATCGAGCGCATCGCGGTCCGCCACGACATCGTGATCGCGAACATCGCCCACGCCGGGGACGGGAACCTGCACCCGCTGCTGGTGACGCCCCCGGGCGACGAGGTGGCCCGGGCGCGCGCCGAGGCCGCTTTCGACGACATCATCGCCGACGCCATCGCGCTCGGGGGCACCGTCACGGGCGAGCACGGCGTCGGCCTGCTCAAGCGCGAGGGCCTCACCGCCGAGCTGTCGGCCGAGGTCGTCGAGATGCACCGCGCCGTGAAGGCCGCCCTCGATCCGTCCCACCTGTTCAACCCCGGCAAGGTCTTCACCTCGCCGCCGACCACATCGACCGCACCCCCCACAGGAGAAATGTCATGA
- a CDS encoding ABC transporter permease, translated as MRRRLTALAVEAWLPVALVTTWWFASANSTSIYFPPLQTILERFQELWLFERVPTDVAFSLTNLGLGLVAGLLAALAAGVALGLMPRVNTALTPLFEFMRATPIVALLPLIVAMFGLGVTSKVVIIALGAFWPTFLNTVDGVRAVDPLVRDVARTYRLSAATLVTRVMLPNAAPQIMVGVRTSVSVAVVVMVGSELFGSSEGIGYFILQSQRSYAIADMWSGLILLGLIGYALNLLSAGVERLVLSWHEGRRAGSTTVAAGGA; from the coding sequence ATGAGGCGCCGGCTGACGGCGCTGGCCGTCGAGGCCTGGCTGCCCGTCGCGCTCGTGACCACGTGGTGGTTCGCCTCGGCCAACAGCACGTCGATCTACTTCCCGCCGCTGCAGACGATCCTCGAGCGATTCCAGGAGCTGTGGCTCTTCGAGCGGGTCCCGACCGACGTGGCGTTCAGCCTCACCAACCTGGGTCTGGGACTCGTTGCCGGGCTGCTCGCAGCCCTGGCCGCGGGCGTGGCGCTGGGGCTGATGCCCCGGGTCAACACCGCCCTGACCCCGCTCTTCGAGTTCATGCGCGCGACGCCCATCGTGGCGCTGCTCCCGCTCATCGTGGCGATGTTCGGTCTCGGCGTGACGTCGAAGGTCGTCATCATCGCGCTGGGCGCGTTCTGGCCGACCTTCCTCAACACCGTCGACGGGGTGCGCGCCGTGGACCCCCTGGTGCGCGACGTCGCTCGCACGTACCGGCTCTCGGCGGCCACGCTGGTGACCCGGGTGATGCTCCCCAACGCCGCGCCGCAGATCATGGTCGGTGTGCGGACCAGCGTCTCCGTGGCCGTCGTCGTCATGGTCGGTAGCGAGCTCTTCGGGTCCAGCGAGGGCATCGGCTACTTCATCCTGCAGTCGCAGCGCAGCTACGCGATCGCCGACATGTGGTCCGGGCTGATCCTGCTCGGTCTGATCGGCTACGCCCTCAACCTGCTCAGCGCCGGCGTCGAGCGGCTCGTGCTGTCATGGCACGAAGGCCGTCGTGCCGGTTCGACCACCGTCGCCGCCGGCGGCGCCTGA
- a CDS encoding SDR family NAD(P)-dependent oxidoreductase, whose amino-acid sequence MQLIDTAAIVTGGASGLGAATARALAEKGATVHALDLPAAIEQASQVPGVTYVAADVTDESQVGAAVATASADAPLRTVVSCAGIAPSARILGRRGVHDLALYAKVVQINLVGTFTVLALGSEAIAATEPDEHGQRGVIVNTASIAAYDGQVGQVAYASSKGGVVGMTLPAARDLAQHGIRVCTIAPGIVDTPMLATVSDEFRAGLAAGVPFPQRLCSPAEYAQLVTMVVDHDYLNGETIRMDGALRMAPR is encoded by the coding sequence ATGCAGCTCATCGACACCGCCGCCATCGTCACGGGCGGGGCGTCCGGACTCGGCGCCGCGACCGCGCGAGCCCTCGCCGAGAAGGGTGCGACCGTCCACGCGCTCGACCTGCCGGCGGCGATCGAGCAGGCGTCCCAGGTGCCCGGAGTGACCTACGTGGCAGCCGACGTGACCGACGAGTCCCAGGTCGGCGCCGCCGTCGCGACGGCCAGCGCCGACGCTCCGCTGCGCACCGTGGTGAGCTGCGCCGGCATCGCCCCGTCGGCACGCATCCTGGGCCGCAGGGGCGTCCACGACCTGGCCCTCTACGCCAAGGTCGTGCAGATCAACCTCGTCGGCACGTTCACCGTGCTCGCCCTGGGGTCGGAGGCCATCGCCGCGACCGAGCCCGACGAGCACGGCCAGCGCGGGGTCATCGTCAACACCGCCTCGATCGCCGCCTACGACGGACAGGTCGGCCAGGTCGCCTACGCCTCGTCGAAGGGCGGCGTCGTCGGCATGACCCTGCCTGCCGCCCGCGACCTCGCGCAGCACGGCATCCGCGTGTGCACCATCGCGCCGGGCATCGTCGACACGCCGATGCTGGCCACCGTCAGCGACGAGTTCCGGGCGGGCCTGGCCGCCGGCGTCCCGTTCCCGCAACGCCTGTGCTCGCCGGCCGAGTACGCCCAGCTCGTCACGATGGTCGTCGATCACGACTACCTCAACGGCGAGACCATCCGGATGGACGGCGCCCTGCGGATGGCGCCCCGATAG
- a CDS encoding ABC transporter substrate-binding protein produces the protein MTRPSTTRKLFGALGAGALVLALAACGGGEDGDGDSAAAANQLTWNYSLPDSAPVLLGIEEGIFEKHGIDLVAEEAAATDLVGALISGKVDLSVNTGPGMAVAAGQNVPVVAVSGVSTFEAGASGSSGSALVVPKGSDITTPKDLEGRKVGVNLLKSASEFGVRQVVVDDGGDDKKVEIVEVPFAAVADAFASGDIDAALVADPFMTQLIDGGAEVPFGDPIETVFAESPRLVMTATREWADANSDTVDALQDAVAESIELADEDPDKLIPIFEKYFKMKPEVAKATKINKLQADISPSSFDTINDVLAQYGGIAKPIDVEQVVAK, from the coding sequence ATGACCCGTCCGTCCACCACCCGCAAGCTCTTCGGTGCCCTCGGCGCCGGGGCGCTCGTCCTCGCCCTGGCCGCATGCGGTGGCGGCGAGGATGGCGACGGCGACTCGGCCGCCGCCGCGAACCAGCTCACCTGGAACTACAGCCTCCCCGACTCCGCCCCGGTGCTGCTCGGCATCGAGGAGGGCATCTTCGAGAAGCACGGCATCGACCTCGTCGCCGAGGAGGCCGCGGCCACCGACCTCGTCGGTGCCCTGATCTCCGGCAAGGTCGACCTGAGCGTCAACACCGGCCCGGGCATGGCCGTGGCCGCCGGGCAGAACGTCCCCGTCGTCGCGGTCAGCGGTGTCAGCACCTTCGAGGCGGGCGCCTCGGGCAGCTCGGGCTCGGCGCTCGTCGTGCCGAAGGGCAGCGACATCACGACGCCCAAGGACCTCGAGGGTCGCAAGGTCGGCGTAAACCTGCTGAAGTCGGCCTCGGAGTTCGGGGTGCGCCAGGTCGTCGTCGACGACGGAGGCGACGACAAGAAGGTGGAGATCGTCGAGGTGCCCTTCGCTGCCGTCGCCGACGCCTTCGCCTCCGGTGACATCGACGCGGCCCTCGTGGCCGACCCGTTCATGACGCAGCTGATCGACGGTGGCGCCGAGGTGCCGTTCGGTGATCCGATCGAGACGGTCTTCGCCGAGTCGCCCCGCCTGGTCATGACCGCGACCCGCGAGTGGGCCGACGCCAACTCCGACACCGTCGACGCCCTGCAGGACGCCGTCGCCGAGTCGATCGAGCTGGCCGACGAGGACCCGGACAAGCTCATCCCGATCTTCGAGAAGTACTTCAAGATGAAGCCGGAGGTCGCCAAGGCCACGAAGATCAACAAGCTTCAGGCCGACATCTCGCCCTCGAGCTTCGACACCATCAACGACGTCCTGGCCCAGTACGGCGGCATCGCGAAGCCGATCGACGTCGAGCAGGTCGTGGCGAAGTGA
- a CDS encoding ABC transporter permease, translated as MVSGAATSAPVPPSAARRTRRAVPALVSQVAAVAAALAVWSWLAVTDQVSDSALAGSVESFARLAEVLGTSEAWTAIGQTLTAWSIGLAVALAVAIPIGLLLGRSTLAYRSSRFTIDFLRTIPALGLIPLAALVYGASREAVLLIVIPACIWPLLLQTIYGVRDTDPLAIETAHSYGLGRWSILGRVVLPSAMPYIATGVRLSAIIAMLLVISVELLVLVPGVGSLIAVAQRNGETVDVYAYTLLSGFLGLAVVLLFRRLERRVIAWHPSVRGHR; from the coding sequence GTGGTGTCCGGCGCAGCGACGTCGGCACCGGTCCCGCCCTCCGCGGCGCGGCGGACCCGCCGCGCCGTGCCCGCCCTGGTCAGCCAGGTCGCGGCCGTCGCGGCGGCCCTGGCCGTGTGGTCGTGGCTCGCCGTCACCGACCAGGTCAGCGACTCGGCGCTGGCCGGCAGCGTCGAGTCCTTCGCCCGCCTGGCCGAGGTGCTGGGCACCTCCGAGGCCTGGACCGCCATCGGTCAGACGCTCACCGCCTGGTCGATCGGCCTCGCCGTGGCCCTGGCCGTGGCCATCCCGATCGGGCTGCTGCTGGGCCGGAGCACGCTCGCCTACCGCAGCTCGAGGTTCACGATCGACTTCCTGCGCACGATCCCCGCGCTCGGCCTGATCCCCCTGGCGGCGCTCGTCTACGGCGCGAGCCGGGAGGCCGTGCTGCTCATCGTCATCCCCGCCTGCATCTGGCCCCTGCTCCTGCAGACGATCTACGGCGTGCGGGACACCGATCCACTGGCGATCGAGACGGCTCACAGCTACGGGCTCGGCCGGTGGTCGATCCTCGGCCGCGTCGTGCTGCCCAGCGCCATGCCGTACATCGCCACGGGCGTGCGGCTGTCGGCGATCATCGCGATGCTCCTGGTGATCTCGGTCGAGCTGCTGGTCCTGGTGCCCGGCGTCGGCTCACTGATCGCCGTGGCGCAGCGCAACGGCGAGACCGTCGACGTCTACGCCTACACGCTGCTGTCCGGCTTCCTCGGCCTCGCCGTCGTGCTGCTGTTCAGGCGCCTGGAGCGTCGGGTCATCGCCTGGCACCCGTCCGTTCGGGGGCACCGATGA
- the lpdA gene encoding dihydrolipoyl dehydrogenase, whose protein sequence is MTQKFDVVVLGAGPGGYVAAIRAAQLGQRVAVVEERYWGGVCLNVGCIPSKALLRNAEIASTYRHHAADFGIVGDVSFDFGVAHDRSRKVADGRVKGVHFLMTKNGITELDGRGVLTGPRTMDVRRPDGTVEQIEFEHAIIATGSRTRMLPGVERSARVVTYEEQILDRDLPGSMLVVGAGAIGMELGYVARAYGVDVTVVEYLDRALPNEDPEVSREIARAYKKLGIDVLTSTKVESVTDHGDRVTVVYSRGDVQESVDVDRVLVSVGFAPNVEGIGLEAAGIELDERGAIAIDERMRTNVPHIHAIGDVTMKLQLAHVAEAQGIVAAETIAGAQTMELGDYRMMPRATFSQPQVASFGLTEAEAVAEGHEVTVVKFPFSANGKAHGLGEPTGFVKLVAGAEHGELLGGHLVGPDVSELLPELTLAQKWDLGAFELARNVHTHPTLSEALQETFHGLAGHMINL, encoded by the coding sequence ATGACCCAGAAGTTCGACGTCGTCGTCCTCGGAGCCGGACCCGGCGGCTACGTCGCCGCGATCCGCGCGGCCCAGCTGGGCCAGCGCGTCGCGGTGGTCGAGGAGAGGTACTGGGGAGGCGTCTGCCTGAACGTCGGGTGCATCCCGTCGAAGGCGCTGCTGCGGAACGCCGAGATCGCGAGCACCTATCGCCACCACGCTGCCGACTTCGGCATCGTCGGTGACGTCTCGTTCGACTTCGGGGTGGCCCACGACCGCAGCCGCAAGGTCGCCGACGGCCGGGTCAAGGGCGTCCACTTCCTGATGACGAAGAACGGGATCACCGAGCTCGACGGTCGCGGGGTGCTGACCGGTCCGCGGACCATGGACGTGCGGCGCCCCGACGGGACGGTCGAGCAGATCGAGTTCGAGCACGCCATCATCGCCACGGGGTCGCGGACCAGGATGCTGCCCGGCGTGGAGCGGTCGGCCCGGGTCGTGACCTACGAGGAGCAGATCCTCGACCGCGACCTCCCGGGGTCGATGCTGGTGGTGGGAGCCGGTGCGATCGGCATGGAGCTGGGCTACGTCGCCCGGGCGTACGGCGTCGACGTCACCGTGGTGGAGTACCTCGACCGCGCACTGCCGAACGAGGATCCCGAGGTCTCGAGGGAGATCGCCCGGGCCTACAAGAAGCTCGGCATCGACGTCCTCACGTCGACGAAGGTCGAATCCGTCACCGATCATGGCGACCGGGTCACGGTCGTGTACTCCCGTGGCGACGTGCAGGAGAGCGTTGACGTCGACCGGGTGCTGGTGTCGGTCGGGTTCGCGCCCAACGTCGAGGGCATCGGTCTGGAGGCGGCGGGCATCGAGCTCGACGAACGCGGAGCGATCGCGATCGACGAGAGGATGAGGACGAACGTCCCCCACATCCACGCGATCGGCGACGTGACGATGAAGCTCCAGCTGGCGCACGTCGCCGAGGCCCAGGGCATCGTGGCGGCCGAGACGATCGCCGGAGCGCAGACGATGGAGCTCGGGGACTACCGCATGATGCCGCGGGCGACCTTCAGCCAACCTCAGGTCGCCAGCTTCGGGCTGACCGAGGCCGAGGCGGTCGCCGAGGGCCACGAGGTCACGGTCGTGAAGTTCCCGTTCTCGGCCAACGGCAAGGCCCACGGGCTCGGGGAGCCGACGGGCTTCGTCAAGCTGGTCGCCGGTGCGGAGCACGGCGAGCTCCTCGGCGGTCACCTGGTCGGCCCCGACGTGTCCGAGCTCCTGCCCGAGCTGACGCTCGCCCAGAAGTGGGACCTCGGCGCGTTCGAGCTGGCGCGGAACGTGCACACGCACCCCACGCTCAGCGAGGCGCTGCAGGAGACCTTCCACGGCCTCGCCGGCCACATGATCAACCTCTGA
- a CDS encoding helix-turn-helix domain-containing protein, with the protein MNASAGPERSGVPDWLRMLDDDVSANEIEEHRARLLAEAPAERHAALQTEVDLVRTIRDRLDERRRVARELAALNDLARRLATLHDPADVLQQVAVQARQLLAVDVAYIMLRQPDGMLRIEYADGSMGSALTGIELHEGEGLGGEVVRTGRPMWTRSYLTDESIARLPAGDAAAVSEQLGGIVGVPLRVGAEPTDTLGVLLAADRRPRRFHEHEIELLAALAAHAAVALRNATLFESYQAALDEVSESNTTLQQASELRETLADVVVRGGGVADVADVIARAVGAAVAVVDRTGEVLNPGPSVAEVPVPDDLSRFDDARTHTWETESGHHVSATAIALRDGVGGALVVATSAPMSPNALRLLETGAVAVALAVVSERAVALAELRSRGELLAAALTSGLDEAGLRRRARAAGVDLDASGSVLVLDHGVEAERAQRRLGERVAAALGGWSADHAGHTVVLLPRVEPVVARDRVVRVEGPELPGAVGVAVWPGGVTALRAAHESARQTAALLVALDRGHSCALVAETSPYASLFGRAGRGDARAFVDDQIGALVRHDAERNRHLVDTLETYLGQAQHHARTCAALHVHVNTLYQRLDRITELLGDDWRGTDRALELQLALRLRRLAERLDTHG; encoded by the coding sequence ATGAACGCGTCGGCCGGACCCGAGCGCTCCGGTGTGCCCGACTGGCTCCGGATGCTCGACGACGACGTGTCGGCCAACGAGATCGAGGAGCATCGCGCCCGTCTCCTGGCGGAGGCTCCGGCCGAGCGGCACGCGGCGCTGCAGACGGAGGTCGACCTCGTTCGGACCATCCGCGACCGCCTCGACGAGCGGCGTCGGGTGGCGCGTGAGCTGGCGGCACTGAACGACCTCGCGCGACGGCTCGCCACCCTGCACGACCCGGCTGACGTGCTGCAGCAGGTGGCGGTGCAGGCGCGCCAGCTGCTCGCCGTCGACGTCGCCTACATCATGCTGCGCCAGCCCGACGGGATGCTGCGCATCGAGTACGCCGACGGGTCCATGGGGTCGGCGCTCACCGGCATCGAGCTGCACGAGGGCGAAGGTCTGGGCGGCGAGGTCGTGCGCACCGGACGGCCCATGTGGACCCGGTCCTACCTCACCGACGAGTCGATCGCCCGGCTCCCTGCCGGCGACGCCGCGGCCGTCAGCGAGCAGCTGGGAGGCATCGTCGGCGTGCCACTGCGTGTCGGCGCCGAGCCGACCGACACGCTCGGCGTCCTCCTGGCGGCCGATCGTCGGCCCCGGCGGTTCCACGAGCACGAGATCGAGTTGCTGGCCGCGCTGGCGGCGCATGCCGCGGTCGCGCTCCGCAATGCCACCCTCTTCGAGTCCTACCAGGCCGCCCTCGACGAGGTGAGCGAGAGCAACACGACCTTGCAGCAGGCGAGCGAGCTGCGCGAGACTCTGGCTGATGTCGTGGTGCGTGGCGGCGGCGTCGCGGACGTCGCCGATGTCATCGCGCGTGCCGTCGGTGCGGCCGTCGCCGTCGTCGATCGCACGGGGGAGGTGCTCAATCCCGGACCTTCGGTCGCCGAGGTGCCCGTGCCGGACGACCTCTCCCGGTTCGACGACGCCCGGACGCACACGTGGGAGACCGAGTCGGGACACCACGTCTCGGCCACGGCGATCGCGCTGAGGGACGGTGTCGGAGGAGCACTCGTGGTGGCGACGAGCGCGCCCATGAGCCCGAACGCGCTGCGCCTGCTGGAGACGGGCGCCGTGGCGGTGGCGCTCGCCGTGGTGTCGGAGCGAGCCGTGGCCCTCGCCGAGCTGCGATCGCGCGGCGAGCTGCTGGCTGCGGCGCTCACCTCAGGTCTCGACGAGGCCGGCCTGCGTCGTCGGGCTCGAGCCGCCGGGGTGGACCTGGACGCGAGCGGCTCGGTCCTGGTGCTCGACCACGGAGTGGAGGCCGAGCGAGCTCAGCGACGTCTGGGTGAACGGGTCGCGGCCGCCCTCGGTGGCTGGTCGGCCGACCACGCCGGCCACACCGTCGTGCTGCTGCCACGCGTGGAGCCGGTCGTGGCTCGCGACCGCGTGGTGCGCGTCGAAGGACCCGAGCTGCCCGGCGCGGTCGGCGTCGCGGTCTGGCCGGGCGGGGTGACGGCGCTGCGCGCGGCGCACGAGTCGGCGCGCCAGACCGCCGCGCTGCTCGTGGCTCTGGATCGCGGCCACTCCTGTGCGCTCGTCGCCGAGACCAGTCCTTACGCGTCGTTGTTCGGGAGGGCCGGCCGCGGGGACGCCAGGGCATTCGTCGACGACCAGATCGGCGCGCTCGTGCGGCACGACGCCGAGAGGAACCGCCACCTGGTCGACACGCTGGAGACGTACCTGGGCCAGGCGCAGCACCACGCTCGCACCTGCGCGGCGCTGCACGTGCACGTCAACACCCTCTACCAGCGGCTCGACCGGATCACCGAGCTGCTCGGTGACGACTGGCGCGGCACCGACCGCGCCCTGGAGCTCCAGCTCGCGCTGCGGTTGCGCAGGCTCGCGGAGCGCCTCGACACCCACGGGTGA